A DNA window from Plasmodium vinckei vinckei genome assembly, chromosome: PVVCY_10 contains the following coding sequences:
- a CDS encoding protein kinase, putative, translated as MGDLNILEKENKKKKKKKKLRSSNKNNEKKNKDKNKICEKEFVQSYKEQIEEIVALNHIYFPIYVENPGHIKKYDIPNDLMSDDIFLKNSKELESVVVIDMNDEIDTARCFKFCIFFNFDNDFPNYKVTFCYDNKYPYSFPNINICINRILGEQEINFIILSIKKICAKNYGRIMLFDVCIFLNEHINKVYNDGFKNLWEEMKHREFDIDKEGKKKGNYNSEKKEKNNENNIDTNSDSNNENNSNSKNCSNNYDEEEIFEASDEWDRTGIVEENMNMSGNENEITKSIKNNNSNKRYSINKDSSNDIKNYLEQDENENNTLYGTYEYFINMSDANKLSGFSFINSYTLNKNIKVSKKKKNKEKVNNAVTVEDELIQNYDLEIFEKNRMIKCEYNNIKNFNIIKKIPIGYYKNTLIAKHIIDTNIYIIHTYTILNEIQFLAFYLNHILFCNRGFNLFCNLLNVETENQKKKQQRKKCKKNEKMFRGFLYDLGIIKNVSRNEEEEISNPETIDNAYNIDRDDFFNQNFRNIKTQNSEFNNNENKNEPKGIPEGSYTEMRSKGYSNLYNYDKNKKKNNKIIDYSCVNYFCSEYQFYANKMCVVNKQNEKTLYDILKELNISRLKEIINHYKMVQKMNLKKIITELAKLSKIQHKYLFRYHISWLEKEYVQENDKITQQSSAPKIIDFMTDFVLAAVGEFSDVYKKESAFASHKKCIPNKNAGKDGENMTVNVENVVDDKDSCGNSSSTSMKNQSKKAKRNKKNKNLSTLRKNDEDNTAIANNDNTSIDNDENSNNYTEKQSDNEDTSTEINNLDKIKYIENLISKKEKNIYKVLYVQCEYCKGQLLEKEIENNLFQNNKYLIWNIFRQILEAINYLHKEKIYIKNLNTKNMYIDNDEYGSHIKIINYSVTNIIDYIYFYYYSYLENPDYFNAIFCDFKKYSYDKFNFKSLFNYMKKIKNENTLPNDGSNNTSKKSVDCERYETNDFYIHSYNQYFYSLLNKKNPSFEELDIFSLGLILYELWHPPFKTKEEKFYNIKNMIEKRKFSDHFIKNINNDALKVLKFILINTINYDNNETAKSLEYPQILSLNMNGYKKDRQGKGLSKTKSLRKNNENLLPQTNYINNKNGSKKEDKLKNNFNETQKKDDLNIVSNFHLAQNDDNKNNASVANEKWVIEKGRNLSYKIKKKRNTEPNNILNFINGSNYFKTPQGDDKQSSKIGESETVEKITAERLLNSPLIPMVVQRDLFKYFLEKLKNNSAIECNNVINSLLYNTNNCNNKNSNMINHIVSKKHSFETNKNADIYTNIRTYEYDIINSYIFEYFNDCLSKKFCTYNQPLVFQRTLKRDNTHFDNIIKKIELQNVKKPYIYTKKIEKNGNKLFYNNYEKTKIKKKIYNDSLDSVSKGIISKKKKKKKKNEHINNSFDEHRLKNNLVLKTKDIKRVSKNGKKNLGDTDQEYKEDEHCNSFTTEKKKNENYSDQIVYEISNRFNKKIELIDKNNKLLYMPIYLSEGYINTLHNFPNNKNIVSSFIFFQNYFIQNNEQKIVKRENSILYTNMIVDNGHTIGASQNVKAQVFFKDPKMKGVNNNTNENEENNNMNNNISSGDICSDINIFFCIYQLIILYNVLDILQHFERYINKIIVRWSFSNFLFIIIKDMLSIECNDKVYYIYTKMEEGNMSYKDLKNLLRFLDINYNEQILKIMYSLIHVRDNKNIHNISKDSLLIKMEKINKMYGLKDHKNKSYINYLITNIIFLNNLLYHFNKNSNYIFVWDFFTNKYKEIFNFSFIFNILSYHENEQKLLSFGGNIPKSINESSGAIDFHSPCVVITTKAYKLLVHAFSLYNNLIHNNIKCECKISPIVETSKFEQELLKYSHINMHVQINHKINTNPIVTSDHCENVSENVEKNMTGINNMSIIYSTHILRLNIKKNFENELSVINYTKQLYSKR; from the exons ATGGGAgatttgaatattttagaaaaagaaaataagaagaagaaaaaaaaaaagaaattacgGAGTtctaataaaaacaatg agaaaaaaaacaaagataaaaataaaatatgtgaaAAAGAATTTGTGCAATCATATAAGGAACAAATAGAAGAAATCGTGGCACttaatcatatttatttcccAATATATGTGGAAAATCCAGG gcatataaaaaaatatgacatACCAAATGATTTAATGAGTGatgacatttttttaaaaaatagtaaagaGCTGGAATCAGTTGTTGTTATTGATATGAATGATGAAATAGACACAGCTAGATGTTTTAagttttgtatattttttaattttgataatgATTTTCCAAATTATAAAGTAACATTTTgttatgataataaatatcCGTATTCATTTCccaacataaatatatgtataaatagaATATTAGGAGAACAGGAAATaaatttcataattttaagcataaaaaaaatatgcgcaaaaaattatggtagaattatgttatttgatgtttgcatatttttaaatgagcatataaataaagtatataatgatggatttaaaaatttatgggAAGAAATGAAACATCGAGAATTTGATATTGACAAAGAAGGAAAAAAGAAAGGAAATTATaatagtgaaaaaaaagaaaaaaataatgaaaataatattgacaCTAACAGTGATAGCaacaatgaaaataatagtaacaGCAAAAATTGTAGCaataattatgatgaagaagaaataTTTGAAGCTAGCGATGAATGGGATAGGACAGGTATTGtagaagaaaatatgaacatgtCAGgcaatgaaaatgaaataacaaaatcaataaaaaataataatagtaataaaagGTATTccataaataaagatagtagtaatgatataaaaaattatttagaacaagatgaaaatgaaaataatacattatatggaacatatgaatattttataaatatgtctGATGCGAACAAATTGTCTggattttcttttattaatagctacacattaaataaaaatataaaagttagtaaaaaaaaaaaaaataaagaaaaggTAAATAATGCTGTAACAGTAGAAGATGAAttaattcaaaattatgatCTTGAAAttttcgaaaaaaatagaatgataaaatgtgaatataataatataaaaaattttaatattattaaaaaaatacccataggttattataaaaatacgcTTATAGCTAAACATATTATAGAcacaaacatatatataatacacacatatacaattttaaatgaaattcAATTTTTAGCATTTTATCTAAATCACATATTATTCTGTAATAGAGggtttaatttgttttgcAACCTCTTAAATGTCGAAACTGAAaatcagaaaaaaaagcaacaacgaaaaaaatgtaaaaaaaatgaaaaaatgtttagAGGATTTCTATACGATCTTGgtatcataaaaaatgtgtctCGTAATGAAGAGGAAGAAATTTCTAATCCAGAAACTATTGACAATGCTTATAATATTGATAGGgatgatttttttaatcaaaATTTTCGAAATATTAAAACTCAAAATAGTGAGTTCAACAATAAcgaaaacaaaaatgagCCAAAAGGGATTCCTGAAGGTTCTTACACTGAAATGCGCAGCAAAGGATATAGCAACTTATACAactatgataaaaataaaaaaaaaaataataaaataattgattACAGCTGtgttaattatttttgtagtgaatatcaattttatgcaaataaaatgtGTGTTGTTAATAAACAAAACGAAAAGACACTATATGacattttaaaagaattaaatatttctcgattaaaagaaattattaatcattataaaatggttcaaaaaatgaatttaaaaaaaataattactGAGCTAGctaaattatcaaaaatacaacataaatatttatttcgaTATCATATTTCATGGTTAGAAAAAGAGTATGTTCAAGAAAATGACAAAATAACACAACAAAGTAGTGCTCCAAAAATAATCGATTTTATGACAGATTTTGTTTTAGCAGCAGTTGGTGAATTTTCTGATGTGTACAAAAAAGAAAGCGCATTTGCAAGTCATAAGAAATGTAttccaaataaaaatgcagGAAAAGACGGAGAAAATATGACTGTTAATGTAGAAAATGTAGTAGATGACAAAGACTCATGTGGTAATTCTTCATCTACAAGCATGAAAAATCAAAGTAAAAAAGCTAaacgaaataaaaaaaataaaaacttgTCAActttaagaaaaaatgacGAGGACAATACAGCTATCGCTAACAATGACAATACATCTATCGATAACGACGAGaatagtaataattataCGGAAAAGCAAAGTGATAATGAAGATACAAGTACAGAGATAAACAACTtagacaaaataaaatatatagaaaatttgATAAGCAAAAAAGagaagaatatatataaagtttTATATGTCCAATGTGAATATTGTAAAGGACAATTATTAGAAAAAGagattgaaaataatttgtttcaaaacaataaatatcTTATATGGAATATTTTTCGACAAATTTTAGAAgccataaattatttacacaaagaaaaaatatatatcaaaaatttaaacacaaaaaatatgtacatagATAATGATGAATATGGGtctcatataaaaattataaattatagtgtaacaaatattatcgattatatttatttttattattattcttatCTTGAAAATCCTGACTATTTTAATGCCATTTTTTGTGACTTTAAAAAGTATAGTtatgataaatttaattttaaatcactttttaattatatgaaaaagataaaaaatgaaaacacCTTACCAAATGATGGTAGTAATAATACTAGTAAAAAAAGTGTAGATTGTGAAAGATATGAAACAAATGATTTTTACATACACTCATATAATCAATACTTTTATAGCTtgctaaataaaaaaaatccaaGTTTCGAAGAGttagatatattttcattaggtttaatattatatgaattatgGCATCCAccttttaaaacaaaagaagaaaaattttataacataaaaaatatgattgaAAAGAGAAAATTTTCAGACcatttcattaaaaatataaataatgatgcTCTCaaagttttaaaatttattttaattaatacaataaattatgataataatgaaactGCTAAGAGTTTAGAGTACCCACAAATTTTATCTCTAAATATGAATGGCTACAAAAAGGATAGACAAGGAAAAGGACTTTCAAAAACGAAAAgtttaagaaaaaataatgaaaatttattaccccaaacaaattatattaacaataaaaatggtagCAAAAAGGAAGAcaagttaaaaaataattttaatgaaacACAGAAAAAGGATGATCTAAATATAGTTAGCAATTTTCATCTTGCtcaaaatgatgataataaaaataatgcaaGTGTGgcaaatgaaaaatggGTCATTGAAAAGGGTCGTAActtatcatataaaataaaaaaaaaacggaaTACGGAaccaaataatattttaaacttTATAAATGGAAGTAACTATTTTAAAACTCCACAAGGTGATGATAAACAAAGTAGTAAAATAGGGGAAAGTGAAActgtagaaaaaataacagCAGAAAGACTTTTAAACTCTCCTTTAATACCTATGGTAGTTCAAAGagatttatttaaatattttttagagaaactcaaaaataattcagcTATCGAATGTAATAATGTTATAAATAgtctattatataatactaacaattgtaataataaaaatagtaacaTGATTAATCATATAGTTAGTAAAAAACATTCTTTCGAAACAAATAAGAATGCAGacatttatacaaatataaggacatatgaatatgatattattaatagttatatttttgaatatttcaATGATTGCTTGTCTAAAAAGTTTTGTACATATAATCAACCATTAGTTTTTCAACGTACATTAAAAAGAGACAATACacattttgataatattataaaaaaaatagaattacaaaatgtaaaaaaaccctatatatatacaaaaaagatagaaaaaaatggaaataaattattttataataattatgaaaaaacaaaaattaagaaaaaaatatacaatgaTAGTCTCGATTCAGTATCAAAAGGAATCatatccaaaaaaaaaaaaaaaaaaaaaaaaaatgaacatattaataattcatttgATGAGCATagattgaaaaataatcttgtcttaaaaacaaaagataTTAAACGTGTGTCtaaaaatggaaagaaaaatttaGGTGACACTGATCAGGAATATAAAGAAGATGAGCATTGTAATTCCTTTACAActgaaaagaaaaaaaatgaaaattattctGATCAAATAGTCTATGAAATTTCAAACAgatttaacaaaaaaattgaactaattgataaaaataataaactattatatatgccaatatatttatcagaAGGATACATAAATACTTTACATAACTTtcctaataataaaaatattgtcagttcttttattttttttcaaaactattttattcaaaataatgaacaaaaaattgtaaaaagagaaaatagtatattatatactaaCATGATAGTAGATAATGGGCATACTATTGGAGCTAGCCAAAATGTCAAAGCtcaagttttttttaaagaccCTAAAATGAAAggtgtaaataataatacaaatgaaaacgaagaaaataataacatgaATAACAACATAAGTAGTGGGGATATATGCTCAGAcattaacatatttttttgtatatatcaattaattatattatataacgTACTTGATATTCTTCAACATTTTGAAcgttatataaataaaataattgtacGATGGTCCTTCTCtaatttcctttttattattattaaagatATGCTATCAATAGAATGTAATGATAaagtttattatatttacactAAAATGGAAGAAGGAAATATGTCTTATAAAgacttaaaaaatttacttCGTTTTCttgatataaattataatgagcaaatactaaaaattatgtattcCCTAATACATGTTAGagacaataaaaatattcataacaTATCTAAAGACagtttattaattaaaatggaaaaaataaataaaatgtatggACTAAAagatcataaaaataaatcatatattaattatctTATAactaatataatttttttaaataatcttttatatcactttaataaaaattcaaattatatttttgtttgggatttttttacaaataaatataaggaaatatttaacttttctttcatatttaatattttatcatatcatgaaaatgaacaaaaacTATTATCATTTGGTGGA AACATTCCCAAGTCTATCAACGAGAGTAGTGGTGCCATCGACTTTCACTCTCCTTGTGTTGTCATCACCACGAAGGCATACAAATTGTTAGTTCATGCCTTTTCGCTATACAACAATTTGATACACAACAACATCAAG TGTGAGTGCAAGATATCGCCAATCGTTGAAACCTCGAAGTTTGAGCAGGAGTTACTAAAATACAGTcacataaatatgcatgtacaaataaatcataAGATAAATACAAATCCTATTGTAACTTCAGATCATTGTGAAAATGTATCAGAAAATGTagagaaaaatatgactggaataaataacatgagtattatatatagtacCCATATTTTAagattaaatattaaaaagaattttgaaaatgaattatcAGTAATAAATTACACAAAACAGTTATATTCAAAACGatga
- a CDS encoding proliferation-associated protein 2g4, putative, whose product MELQTQNKTEEIDLEKYTFSGSIANLTLKKVIEKCVDGAKIYELCEFGDKFMKAELDKVFTKKEKGNKIEKGISFPVTINVNEICNNYSPSADCDETIKTGDIVKISLGCHIDGHISMVGHTIYVGSENESIEGPKAEILKNSHILAQLFLKSLKVGVNASDITKNIQKACNDLKCNVISNCVTYQIKKYILEGSKFILLKENPENKVDDFQIQADDIYVIDVMVTTGDGKIKESDHKTTIYKREVQRNYQLKTNLGRSFINEVNKNYPIFPFHLKFLEDQRASLIGIPEAMRHDLIKPYTVYTEKKKEYVSQFKYTVMVKEDGIKQFTGIKCPQVNKCKTANTIQDEGLKNILNSSGAKKKKSKNGEEGAENAN is encoded by the exons ATGGAACTACAAACTCAAAACAAAACCGAAGAAATCGATTTAGAAAAGTATACCTTTTCAGGTTCAATAGCCAATTTAACTTTAAAGAAAGTTATAGAAAAATGTGTAGATG GTGCCAAAATATATGAGTTATGTGAATTTGGTGATAAATTTATGAAAGCCGAATTAGATAAAGtgtttacaaaaaaagaaaaaggaaataaaattgagaAGGGAATTAGTTTTCCAGTAACAATTAATGtaaatgaaatatgtaataattattcaCCAAGTGCTGATTGTGATGAAACAATAAAAACTGGTGATATTGTAAAGATATCTTTAGGTTGCCATATAGATGGACATATAAGTATGGTTGGTCATACAATATATGTTGGTAGTGAAAATGAATCTATAGAAGGTCCTAAAGctgaaatattaaaaaattctcATATTTTAGctcaattatttttaaaaagtttaaaaGTAGGTGTAAATGCAAGtgatataacaaaaaatattcaaaaagcttgtaatgatttaaaatgtAATGTAATATCTAATTGTGTTACATaccaaattaaaaaatatattttagagggaagtaaatttatattattaaaagaaaatccagaaaataaagttgatgattttcaaattcaagcagatgatatatatgtaattgATGTTATGGTTACAACAGGAGatggaaaaattaaagaaagtGATCATAAAACaactatttataaaagagAAGTTCAAAGAAATTATCAGTTAAAAACTAATTTAGGAAGATCATTTATAAATgaagttaataaaaattatccAATCTTTCCATtccatttaaaatttttagaaGATCAAAGAGCAAGTTTAATTGGTATACCCGAAGCAATGAGACATGATTTAATTAAACCATATACTGTATatacagaaaaaaaaaaagaatatgtttctcaatttaaatatactGTTATGGTTAAAGAAGATggaataaaacaatttacTGGTATCAAATGTCCACAAGttaataaatgtaaaacAGCTAATACAATTCAAGATGAAgggttaaaaaatatactaaaCTCTTCAGgcgcaaaaaaaaagaaatcaAAAAATGGTGAAGAGGGCGCAGAAAATGCAAATTAa
- a CDS encoding major facilitator superfamily domain-containing protein, putative yields the protein MEKTMEKKKYNLKQICSMINNLFPNTSLQYTYINTFILCLLFTFIHKYLDQTLPSLYKSIEKDFNIDIKILHYMNTIYRLAYSAFNFVFAIFFDFTFKQILSSKYDENRDSLSKSTNQNNNDGSNPIQYEVNFNNENEFKDVEKLSSDKKKDSETKCGNEKIFNSNKLYGNSFSLQDEITISEYEYTLKVLLISLIIYTTVILGIIIANNYMHVFFFLFIMGMNNSCIYILIQKIYTNNVFSENRSTIYGFLHFFTSISHMLSVFINTNLSNKLYFGYKGWRLCYFIIIFFPFFVSIFLLKLIKNHKLKKKGIKNQDTSFMTPLENLTNMDNQNAKQNIKRKNKNVSGNENGSNEEKNLLLTEIANPCSDNNNKNKSSENINDNQSISIFQKNGDANLMSKEEKKKEFIYEFAYLYEIKYVFKNYSFWIIIFMGMLNGIPKHVLSLMIYFFQYCNISDFKSGLIISISWLCASLVSPFIGIISDYIYKLNRDINRQLIGMCTHFIRITLMFIMFYFIPKEPESFIYFVIISLLMGMLSGWVNIGAHKPILIDIVKQKHTAFVISLMAAFENIGSSILGTILLNFFLNKYNYIDKRKINHVTPEINKHNVNVLSHVLLITTCFPWLISFCLLHILKYTYKKDKVYKNII from the coding sequence atggaaaaaacaatggaaaaaaaaaaatacaatctCAAACAAATATGTTCGatgataaataatttattccCTAATACGAGCTTgcaatatacatatataaatacatttatattatgtcTGCTCTTTACATTTATACATAAGTACCTAGATCAAACATTACcatctttatataaatcaatTGAAAAGGATTTTAATAttgatattaaaatattacattATATGAATACTATTTATAGATTAGCATATTCAGCGTTTAATTTTGTGTTTGCaatttttttcgattttacctttaaacaaattttatcttctaaatatgatgaaaataggGACAGCTTATCCAAAAGTACAAACCAAAACAACAATGATGGTAGTAATCCAATTCAATATGAagtaaattttaataatgaaaatgaatttaaagatgttgaaaaattaagcagtgataaaaaaaaagatagtGAAACAAAATGTGGaaacgaaaaaatatttaatagtaataaattatatggaaattcattttctttacaAGATGAAATAACTATAAGCGAATATGAATACACATTAAAGGTTCTTTTGATTTCactaataatttatacaaCAGTTATATTGGGAATTATAATTgctaataattatatgcatgtatttttttttttatttattatgggCATGAATAAttcatgtatatatatattaatacaaaaaatatatactaataATGTATTTAGTGAGAATAGAAGTACAATATATGGTTTCCTACATTTTTTCACATCAATATCACATATGTTATcagtatttataaatacaaatttaagtaataaattatattttggaTATAAAGGTTGGCGTCTTtgctattttattattatattttttccattctttgtttcaatatttttattaaaattaattaaaaatcataagctaaaaaaaaaaggaattaAAAATCAAGATACCTCCTTTATGACACCTCTTGAAAATTTGACAAATATGGATAACCAAAACGCTAAACAAAATatcaaaagaaaaaacaaaaatgtaAGTGGAAACGAAAATGGATCTAACGAAGAAAAAAATCTTTTACTTACCGAAATAGCAAACCCATGTAGcgacaataataataaaaataaaagtagtgaaaatataaatgacaACCAGTCTATTtcaatttttcaaaaaaatgggGACGCTAATTTAATGtcaaaagaagaaaaaaaaaaagaatttatttatgaatttgcatatttatatgaaataaaatatgtttttaaaaattatagtttttggataattatatttatgggAATGTTAAATGGAATACCAAAACATGTTTTAAgtttaatgatatatttttttcaatattgcAACATTTCAGACTTCAAAAGTGGattaattatatcaatAAGTTGGCTATGTGCAAGTTTAGTATCCCCATTTATTGGTATCATAAgtgattatatttataaattaaatagaGATATAAATAGACAATTAATAGGTATGTGTACACATTTTATAAGAATTACATTAAtgtttattatgttttattttattcccAAAGAACCAgaatcttttatttattttgtaattatttctttactTATGGGAATGCTAAGTGGGTGGGTAAACATTGGTGCTCATAAGCCAATACTAATTGATATTGTTAAGCAGAAACATACAGCTTTTGTAATTTCATTAATGGCTgcatttgaaaatataggATCCTCAATTTTAGGTACAATCCTTttaaatttctttttaaataaatataattatattgataaaagaaaaataaatcatgtAACACCAGAAATAAACAAACATAATGTCAATGTTTTATCTCATGTATTACTAATTACGACCTGTTTCCCATGGcttatttctttttgtcTTTTACACATTcttaaatatacatataaaaaagataaagtatacaagaatataatttaa
- a CDS encoding WW domain-binding protein 11, putative: MKFTQASKEAWKKNKIPTDTYRKQQKKKERKKKKKERAEQLEKVINKKNPYVVKEKLDILKKKESQGKLLPSEKNKLKQYEKLWNLIKEKVKNKSYVYNNNGIVYNINDNENNYQDKISKTISDIDSSVSSENDDNSSNSSYYSYDETIKSESDESGNNFLDELPSLPSGLPDECMEEHTRLCENGYFNPNSISNMNNYYYYSQFSAPNNNIPKGYMPNQLPHNNSNANGHQAYLVNYYYNSYAQYYNNFIYNNNYMNTQYPKGAAVNPTKSSDIADTYNNKEKTNLTNNLVNDLNRENDKEENDTLNIDNNNDTQSGVTRNDSEKNSENIEPNNGKECDNYNDEEGEIGNNTSQKNSDENNNGTLSEVVSSMNNANYANYANYYMNYYQNYNMYMNNAFNKNSKNDNINPMPNYPNNYYYNYSYNMNNNIPAPPGYNNIQNSSINNSNNYNINSGFKNNMNSKNFSNKGKRHNYGDGKNVTYSSPKKNKTGNNNSFYKNSSNNINMNNNEANENKNNNVHNFNETNKEKEDNTQYFVPINLRVKNKLNDLCETKINIVDNKNTDKNINIDMEYNKFIKEVDMN, from the coding sequence ATGAAGTTCACTCAAGCATCGAAGGAGGCTTGgaaaaagaacaaaattCCAACTGATACATATCGAAAACAACAAAAGAAGAAAGagaggaaaaaaaaaaaaaaagaaagagcTGAACAGTTAGAAAaagttataaataaaaaaaatcctTATGTAGTTAAAGAAAAGCTAGATAttctcaaaaaaaaagaaagtcaaggaaaattattaccatctgaaaaaaataaattaaaacaatatgaaaaattatggaatttaataaaagaaaaagtaaaaaataaaagttatgtatataataataatggaatagtatataatataaatgataatgaaaataattatcaaGACAAAATATCTAAAACTATATCAGATATTGATTCAAGTGTTAGTagtgaaaatgatgataattCATCTAACTCATcttattattcatatgaTGAAACAATAAAAAGTGAAAGTGATGAAAGtggaaataattttttggatGAATTGCCATCTTTACCTAGTGGATTACCAGATGAATGTATGGAAGAGCATACACGATTATGTGAAAATGGGTACTTTAATCCTAACTCTATTtctaatatgaataattattattattattctcaATTTAGCGCACCTAATAACAATATTCCTAAAGGTTATATGCCTAACCAGCTACCTCATAATAACAGTAATGCAAATGGACATCAAGCATACTTagtgaattattattataattcatatgcacaatattataataactttatttataacaataattatatgaacaCGCAATATCCAAAAGGAGCTGCAGTAAATCCTACAAAAAGTAGTGATATTGCTGAtacttataataataaagaaaaaacaaaccttacaaataatttagtAAACGATTTAAATAGggaaaatgataaagagGAGAATGACACTTTAAATATAGACAACAATAATGATACCCAATCTGGTGTCACTCGAAATGATTCTGAGAAAAATTCTGAAAACATCGAACCAAACAATGGTAAAGAATGTGATAACTATAATGATGAAGAAGGAGAAATAGGAAACAATACTAGTCAGAAAAATAGTGacgaaaataataatggaaCTTTATCTGAAGTAGTTTCTAGTATGAATAATGCGAACTATGCTAATTATGCAAactattatatgaattattatcaaaattataatatgtatatgaataatgcatttaataaaaacagcaaaaatgataatataaatccTATGCCAAATTAtccaaataattattactataattATTCTTACAATATGAACAATAACATTCCGGCTCCACCtggatataataatattcaaaatagctcgataaataatagtaataattataatataaattcaggttttaaaaataatatgaactctaaaaatttttcaaataaaggGAAAAGACATAATTATGGTGatggaaaaaatgttaCTTATTCAtcaccaaaaaaaaataaaacagggaataataatagtttttataaaaattcttcaaataatataaatatgaataataatgaagcaaatgaaaataaaaataataatgtacataattttaatgaaacgaataaagaaaaagaagataATACACAATATTTTGTTCCTATCAATTTAagagtaaaaaataaattaaatgatttatgtgaaacaaaaattaatatagtTGACAACAAAAATACTGATAAgaatattaatatagacatggaatataataaatttattaaggAAGTAGacatgaattaa